The DNA region AAAGCTGCGTTCTTAAAGAGCTTTTAAAAtgggaaatttatttataaaataattgcaaatatttctaaaattaattaaatgatttttctTTACAGTTGtagaaaacatttaatacaaAACTTATTAAAATTGCTTCTGCTCTGGTTGAAGTTGATGCGTGTTGGCCACACGGTGCCGGGCAAAAAAGTCATAAACTGAATTGCCAACAGGTTATGGCGACTACCACGAAGACGACGGATGGCTtggttgctgtttttgttgctgcaactCGACGGCGCGGCGGAGTAGTAAAAAGGGCCATGACAGTGACACTTTGAAGTTTGAGGTTAAATCGTCAATGTTGTTGCCTTGGTCTTGCTCTCTGGCTGCATTGGTTGCTGTGGATGGGGCTGTCTCTTGGGGAATATAACCCAGCATATTTCGTGCGGCATTATTGTGTTGTGCCTGGCCTCCTCTGATGCTGATCATTTTGGTATTATTGTACATCGTATGCTGCCTGGCACTGCACTCCAttcaaaagacttaggcagcGAACTTGCCAAGAAATTACTTTGAACTCACGCATGCTCGCacgttttttatgtttttcttattaattatttttttttttgttttttgcctgCTTGCCCGCATCTACTCACACACGAGCTGGGAtttgaaaagtgaaatttcAAAGTAGAACaagcggcagcggcagcaacaacgcACGTTTAGAGGTTCCAATAAAAATGGGGTCACTTGTCGTTGGCCAGTCGGTTGAAATGGAGCCCCCCTCCCGATGGCCCCCCGAGCAACCCCAACTCGGAACCCCACTGACCATTGATCGCATAGATCACGCGCCGTCTActcatgttgttgttgctgtagttgTTGCCGTTGTGCATTGTAAATTAATTGCAGTCGCGTCGCGTCtgttttggattttttggCTTGAACCGTTCTCAACCAGTTTTAGGCCATCCATCGTGTGTGCCATTAAAATGCAACACGAACTTGACAACGAAACGGAATAAATGGTGAAATATTTCTCTTCGAGCTTAAAGACTTTCCCTGTGACTAGAAATATGCACTAAGTTCTGTAAAGTGCTTTTTGGGCACCTCGTTTGCCAAACTGACTTAAGCCATTGCACTGCATATTTAAAACTATCAAATATCCCTTATGATTTTATATCCGGCTTATTCTTGCCTTTGATCTTGTTACAATAATTTCAGAACCAGTAGCCTTCTACATTTTTGGATCGTAACAATAATCAAGTTTAATTGCGTATTTCATAAGATTTTCGTTGTGCactgtttgcttttgctgctaATTAAAGTTTTCTGCAGAGCTgcaaggagaaaaaaaaaataataaaaccaGAACAACacttaaatattaataattgaTTATAGTGTTATTACAGACATGATTTATTCTCGTTAGAATCTTGGTCAGCGGATCGGCGAGGCGTGAATAAAAGCAGCGATTGTTGCAAAATCAAAAGTTGCACTTCGGTTatgaattacattttttaattgccgAAAATGAGCGAgtgcataaattatgaaaattgcGAAATTTCAAGCCAAAAAAGTCCATGTATGGATCTTCAGCTCCTCCACTTCCGGCACGCGATCCATTTCCGTTCTGCTTTGCAGCTCTGCTGCTTCCTGCCCCACCCCCCACCTACCACCCTCGCCCGTCCGTCCACCTTGCATCAATCAAAGTCTCAATCAAGAGCAAAAGTAATCAAAACTAATAGCAGCAACGGGGGGGTTGGGGAGGGGGGAAAAACACAATCCGAACAAATAAAGCCAAGCACACACAAATCATGGCCGTAAACAAAAAGGGAAGAAGTCGGGGCGCGACAAGAGCAAATAAGGCAAAATCGTTAGAAATAAcaatatgtatgtgtgtaaaAAATGGCATGGCAGAGGCgacagaaacagcaacagcaacagcaacaacccCATCGAATGGGCCacgaaacacaaaaaataacaaacaaacaacaatacacactcacacacacacataaaaatagaaatggaGAGCAACTTTCACCCAAGGTCATTGTGTCTTTAACTGCGCCACAGCACAAAACAACaaggcagcagcaaaagcaacaacagcagcagcaacaacaacagcagcagcaacaacagcaactacagcaacagcaactagCTACTTGCAACTACTGGACAATATGAATATGCGACGGCGACTCGACACGATGGTCTAAACGACCGACGCCCGATTTGATACTTTGCTCAAAAGCCAAGCAAGCCTGTTTACTTAACCTTTGCCTAttgcaaaagccaaaaaaaaaaaattagcataatCTAATATAAGTATACTGCAAAAACAATCTAAATTACTATATCCAAAACTCCttttaactaaaatatatatatttgtatttaattttgattagtGAAGAAGAGCACATGCTTGAGCAGTATATCaaaagtttaataaatataaaaagtatttattaaagATATTATTGCGAAAAACTTCCAATAGTCTGTACACCCTTTCGAAGAGTATATAAGCACCAGCTAGCCTGATTGTCTGTCAAGAGGAGCAGTGATTCAGCGAAGGAACTGGAGAGTTCGAGGGGCAAGAAAAAGAGTTTTCTGTTGCATTTGCTACTGCatgtgccaaaaataaaacgaagcAACTTGCAGACTGAAGTTGCAATTGCTGATCGCCGTTTTCTGGGAAAGGTCGAGTTGAATCTGGCTGATCATTTGCCACATGGTTTTCGTGACCATCTTATTGGCAGATAATCGAGCAATGAGCTGTGTAGCATTCCCTTCAGATTATCCTAAAACTTGTTCACAATCATTTTGAAATTTCCCTAGTATAACTAGTCCTAATCATTCTGTGAGGCATCTTCTTCACTCTCCATCCTCATCAATCAAAGACTTCCATGCTGCTTAAGCCAACCTAAATGTCTGCTTAGGCATCGCAATCTTGGGCACTTCAATCTTAGGATTCCCCCATCGTTCGTGTTATCTACGCCGACACCTTAATCTGGGTCATGCTTAGCCACATTGTTAGCTGAATGCAATTAAGTGGCCGAAAACTTTGGGATGAGAGTggaaaattacttttaattgaCATAAAgatcaattaaaaatggaGAAGAAACCAGATATCTGAAATTCCACACAAATGTTTGTCTTTTAAGTTTctaatgcatttaaaattactTCGTTTAGTGACTTTTTTGCAAAAATCTGAAAAGTAGTGAGCTGTAGATAAGCAGAGAAATACTTGCAATAAAATAGCTAAAATAAGAGCTAGTGgattttttctcagtgcctGTATAACAAAGTAACAAAAGCTTAACCCATGACAGGCGGCGCGTCGCAACACGTAGCACAGTTTGATTAGAACAAAACGAAGCCGCAGCAAAGGCAACagaagagcaacagcaacagcagcagcagcagccatgatgttgcataaatttaaGTGCCACAGATACAAGGCGCAAGATACAGAAACGAGTTACAGATACATCaagcagaagaagcagaagcaggcGCGCCACAAGATGAGGTCTCTCCTCGCAGCTAAAGTCAAAGTCGCACTCGGAGTCGGCGGCATAGAAATGCGGATGCGAACTGGAGACCCCACTTcgcatatacacacacacacacacacacacacaatgtatagtatatatatgtatgggtATATATTGGTGTGTACCTCCAGACGGGCTGCGGTGAAAGAGCAAAGTATCTTAGTATCTTAACATTTCAAATCCGCTGCGGTTCTGTGTGGAAACGAGTCTGGAAATTGGGTCAGTGGCACAGTATGCATGGCAttctctggctctggctccgTCTtcgtaaatgtatctgtatctttagcTTTTTCTGTAGACGTACCCGTAGCTGTGAGGTATACTATATATATCCATACCGACATACGTACACTCGTATTGTATATCCCCTACAACCGTGTGGGCTTCATTTCTTCGCCACTTCGGCTCTTTCTTTGGCTCTTTCTTCTTTGGCTGGCTTTCTTTGTGGTCAATATAATGATTCTGCCCGACTGGCTGGTTCGGTTTAGTTTGGTATGGTTTGGTTTCTTGGTTTCTTGGTTTCTTGGTTTCTTGATCGCAACTTGACTTGGCTGCTCGCATATTTGTGTGGCTACTACTCCATTTTATGCcttttttctttacttttgTGGCCGAACGTGCCTCAATGCTACGCCGTCAGGTTGGTAATGGGACCTTAAAAGAGGCTCCGTGGGGCGTGTGGGGCATAAGCAATGGGGCAACACCCAAATGTCACTCGCTTACCTTTGAGATTCCATCTAATGCTAATTTCCAtacattacgcatacgacatGTGATCCGCGGAAGCTcagtaatatatatatcaataaaAACACTTCGGTAATTCGTAGGCTTAGTTTGTTTTGCACATTTTGAATGacatttgaatttatttaaatataattaattaaatattaggCATTATAGTtacgaaataaatatttacaaatcgAAATGTGTTGAACAAAATTCAAGTTTGcttttgtaaaaataaataaaattgcacgATAACTAAAATAACACAATTAATATTGTCTTTTGTTTATagaaattatacatacatataaattataattaaactATTTTAGGGTTGCTGTTTAATTGCAGGGTTTGATTTCGGGTGCTGAGTGTGTCCAAGGATGAAGTATAAATAATTTCGGGTATATCGAAtataatttaagtttaagattAACGTTAAAACTTTAGTaacaaactttttaaaaaacaaattaacaacGCATTACGATATTGGCTAAATTAAATCGAGTTTATTACTTGAGTACATTGCTAAAACGATTTTCATCATTTCCATCGATTTCGGTTTAGATTTTTCTCCATTAACTTTCGCATATTTCGCAAATTGATtattatgaataatattttgcCAAGCCCGCTACAAATTCTTAGACCTATACATGTTTATAAATAACGATTTTCCATTGGTTTGTACATTTTaagaataatttaatttaaaattgttattgCTTCTGCTGGATTAgtgttaatttaaaatgtaatttgtaTGCGAcactttttcagttttcaacATGATGAGGTACAGACAACATTCAGAACTTTATACAACTTCCGCTCAATCACCCTCCTTAATTGGTATTATTGTCTAgattgttattaaatatgatttacCTGTGCCAGGACCTTGGTTGCTCGAAGTTCGCGTCCCTGCATCAAAACAGAACAACAGTTGCAGAATGACAATTGGACGCTTCGTTGTTCTTACATTGCTTGTGGTCTCTTGGGATTTTCGCTAACTCTTCAGCCAAAAAACTATGTCAATCTCCTAAAACATGTTCTTTTTTCTTGATTAGAGGTAGTAGGTTGATGTCAAGCTAACCTGTCCAAAGTATGCTATTCGAATTGCAAATGAGCAAAGGCTAAACTAAACTGAACTGAATGGCTTAAGCTGCCTATCAAATACtatttttaagtaaatttAGCTTTATTCTTCTagatgtttttaattttgaatgtGTTTAAAAGTCATTGATCTAAGCATTTGTtctttttctaatttttaatattcacTAACTACGAATAAGCGAAGAGATCAAAAGcaaccaacaacaacgaaTAACAAAAGGTGTGTGTATGTCACTGCGTGGCCCATTAAGTATTGCTCTATATATACCACTAATATATAGACTGGAAAATCTCCGAGTTCTGAACGATACTCGGACATTATCCTGGCCCAGCACtgactcacacacacacagagaacGCAGGGAGAGACCATTCAACAGACTATTTAGATCCTTGGAGAAACCAAATGACAGAAAAATATAAGAGTATTGACACTAAATAACAAGAATTTTCATATCACttgaaaacaatatttaagGCTTTTAGTGATTTGAAATCACTTGAAAAGCTGCATAGTATGTAATACACTAAGGCACATTTTCAAGAGTTTTTAAATCCTAGAGACTTCTGTGGCTTTCCCCACTTTTGAAACCCGACCTTATTGTTTTTAGATCTACAAAGTTTTCTAGCATTACTCCTTCTTAAAACTAGGCGGTTTTGGTAAGTATAATGCACTTTTCAAAAAGTCCACAATGTCAAACTCTTGAGAATGTCATTGTGTGGTTTTTGAAAAGTTGGGATTATACCGATTCCGGTTTCGCCAAATCAGTGTGTGATCTTATTTTTCTGTGCTGGGAATGGAATTTCTCCCTGGGAGATGCTACTGGTTGTTCGGCTATAACATAAAGCTCGTGGAGGAGCGTCAGTCACGCCCAATTCTCTTGTGTATCTGTTGATGTTTGAGCAGGTGCGCCTTCTGGCGAAAGGCCTTGGCGCAGACGTCGCAGCGGAAGGGCTTCTCGCCCGTGTGGGTGCGCAAATGCACCTTGATGTTGGACTTGTTGAGGAAGCCCCGATTGCAGATGCTGCACCTGTGCACGGGCTTCTCCTTGCCGAGCAGGCCACTCAGATCGCTGGCACTGAAGCCGCTGGGCGAAATGGCGCTCATTTGGGGCGTGGTGGGTGCTCCACCGCCCTccccctgctgctgctgctgttgttgctgttgctgttgctgctgttgctggttgGACTTCTTCTGGGATCGGGATCTCTTGGCCTTGGGCGCTCCAGTCCGCATCTCCGAGCCCGTCGTGCTGGCCGTTGTCGTATGCGGATAGTTACCGAGGAGATCCGGCGAACAGAGGCCATTATCCTTGAGGGAGAGGCCCGATACTTGCATGGAATAGCCACCCTGCTGGTGGAGATTCCCCGTCGCCTGATTGTTGGTCGGATTACTCAAGTAGCGCGGATTGATCATCAGACCATTTGGATTGTCCGTGGTGCTGACCACCGAACCGGGTGgactgcaactgctgctggtggccgCCGCCAGTTCATTGCAGTACGAGGTAGATGTGGGCGCCTGTGGATCTCCCTTGATCCCCGCTCCTTGATtcgctcctcctcctcctccgccgccgccgcccgaGGAATTGCCGTTTGGCGGGCCATTCTGGAGGCGATTCTGCAGCAGGGGCATGTAGCCGTGGCTCAGTAAACTCTGGAGCGTGGAACTACTGGCATGCATGGGCAGTGGACTGTGTGGCAGGATAAAGTCACCCAGAGAATCCTGCTGTGATACGAGAACCTTGGCCGACTCCTGCTGTATGCAATTCCCGTCGATCCAGGCATCCAGATCCATCCAGCTATCCCGTGTGTCATTGTTGTCATCCTTGTCCAGTTGATTGGGCACCGTGGTGTCCGCAATGGCGGAACCAATGATGGCGGCAATGTCATCAATGGAGTTCATGTCCACATACTCGGTCAGATCTTTGTAGATGCGGACGCCGGAATTGTGCAGGGAATCGGCCACCTGGTCGATGGGCGTTAAGGTGGCTATGCTGGGACCGGCTCCATTGCCATTAGCTCCGGATCCCGAACCGGATCCGTTCATCACACAGCTATCGGCCACGGAGTAAAGCTTAGAATCTAGTTGACTATCGGCGAAGAGCTTCACGTCCGCCAGGCAGGCATCGTTGCCACCACCTCCGCCGCCGCTCCCGCTGAGGACACTTTCTGGTAAGCAGGTGGAGGAGGATACTATGTTGTGCTCATTGGAGTTGTTGGAGTTGCTATTGCTGCCCCCGTTCGATTGCGTGGTGGATGTGGGATTCGATTGGTTCTGCGGGTGATAGGCACTCTGCATGTAGTTATTATTGCTCTCATCCGGCAGCCTCTGGGCAATGGCATGGTAATGGTGGCCGGAGATCCCATTGATGGACAGGTGGCCCGTGTAGCCTGTGAAGGGCGGCAGTGGCTTCAGATCCGACAGCGCATTCAGCGACGAACCGTTCAGCAGCAGATTGTCGAGCACGTCCAGCGAGTTCTTCTGATCCGCATCGCTGGGCAGGGAGTCCAGGTCGTGCTCCAGCAACAGCTTGTGCCCATCGAGCAGATACTGATCCTGGGCGGAGGTCTGGGGCGGTCCCCAGCAGGGACTCATCAGCAGGCTCTCAACTTCCGATTCACTTGGGCCGTTCATGCTGCAAAACTTCATTGTCAGTGGACCCAGGAGATCGAGGCGAATCTTCCGGCGATCCGAGGGTTATCAGATCCTACGCTATCCAAGGGCCAAGTTTTAACTGGAAAGGGGTTAGAGCAAAAATGTAATCTTTAAGTTATATGTGGTATAATTGATTGATAATTAAGATATATAGCTAGGAAATAAGTTATTCGGCtaacaaataataacaatgctaaatattttatagaaacgtgaaaataattaattagtCTTAATTACGGATGTATCCCAAATTCCTGTGACTACCATTTCAAGTGGAACTTCATTCATCAAAATAAAGCTTGCCCCACTGATTCATTCTTAGATAAAACATCTACCAAATTTCTTTAAGACAAAGAATAATCTTGGATAATAATTAAGCTCATACTAGCTTTCCACTGTGCTGACCCCACCTCTGTATAATTAATATCAGGTTCTTTCCGACTCACCTTCACCTCACCTGCACTTGCTGACAACCTGACCCATCGACCCATCGATCCCGATCCACTGATAGCCCTCACTAATGATTctttaatatgaaaatattaaacaaaagtcGGGCCCGCCCGTTGACCAAAAATATATCGTTCCACGGGGCTTTCCCACTCCCGCCACTCTTCCAGCCAAATAGAGATTAAGTTAAGACATTCGATAAGCCTTAATGTCCGTAAACTGAAGAAAGAAGCGGCAGTCACATGGGATGCATAGGAAACGAAGAAGAAACGAAAATCGATACCAGAATCGGCCAATAATAATTTCCAACCGGTATTTGGGTCAAAACATTAATAATCAGTTAAATTAGCATATAAATTGGTGGCGAGCGAGTGAGATGGCTATGCCAAGTGGAAAAGAGAACGCATTTGGCTACGAATGTGCGATCGTATTCGATATTTGTATTGCGACGGTGCACGCTTGATTGGAATTGGAACCCAAGTGGAAGTTCTTCAACGGAGCGACATCATATAAAAGACCGACAACGAAAGCACTACAAAAACACACAGGTGTAGACCCAAAAAACTACGAGAAGAAGAAGCAAAATCGGCCCACACTGGCCATCAACAATTAAATACACTGAAAAAATTTTAGGTACGGAAATAATATACTGCTAATTTAAATCgatagtaaaataaaataatggataaatttatataaatatcaaattataaatttataaataaacactACAGTGAAGACTCAGTAAcgcaaaatttattttaaataatatcaaGTTATAAACCcttaagattttttttaaagtgtatAAGTTCATTTGGTTAACTAGTTGGAAcacaaaacgaaatgaaatgaaagaaaCGGTAAAGCAGCAACACCCCCCTCTTTCTTTTCCCTCCCTCTCTATCAGTCCACCGCCTTTTGTGCATAAACAGTTAACTTGATTTCGAGGCTTGGCCACGAAAAAAGAAGACGAGGGCGAAGAAGAGGCAGAAATCAAAGCTAGACACTGTCCAGCTGCAAAGAGAAAATTTCGCTTTCAACAGGTTGGCGCTGGCAACATTTATAGCCCCATATTGCCGGATCTacagcaacatgttgccagtTCAGCTAGCATGCGGAAAGAAGAAgacgaagaagaagcagcagcagcaacaacaacagcggctTAGTCGGCGTCGGCGTCAAGCCAGCTAAGCAGGCGCAGCTAAGCGTGGCGGCAGAGAAGCGGCAGAAAAAACTACCGTTACCCGAGAGACGAGAAGAAGAGACCTGCTGACATACTTCCGCGATCGGCAAAACCCGAACGGCATTTGCCGAAGCCCGGCTTCGTTGTCTCCCCCTCTCTATCTCTCCcgctctctccctctctttttgAACTCCCTCTCTCGCTCTGGCACTGTAATAATTGTGGAGTTTTTGGATGCTCACGCTCATTCTCATTACCAACTTTTTGTTGGCACAGTTTCGGGGattttcgttgttgtttttttaagCTCGTCTTTGATTTTATGAATTTAAGATTGCAAGCAAGTACACTCAGAATAAAATAATGCACTCACGTTTTCTGAACAACTATGTATTACTTATCAATTTctctgaaaatattttaaaatttttagaaaatgtaacaaaaattgtaaattgctattcaaaagtaataaaatcttttaaagaaatcaaaatatattaaatctTTTTGGGTTTAGTTGCCGAATAATTCAAACTTAAGACTTTAAAAACGGATTTATGATTTATGAAACCAATTGAAACATTGAAAATAATCCCAATAGTGTACTTTGGGGGCGCTAAAAGCCTGAGTGAGCGGGTATTGAAATTGGcgtgaaatattttatggcaaacaaaaacgccactcatccccattcccattccgatTCAGATGCCGCattctgaatctgaatctgaatcagagtcttctattgttattgtttgaCTGCGCGTCGgattttacacatttttgtttggccgGCGTTTTATTGTGGCTGCTACATGAGCATTTTGCTTTTAATGAGCCACATTGTAACGGTGTTGTGCTGGTCCGTTTGCATTTGAATGCCCACCATCCCACACTaacgcacactcacacacacacacacacttgttAGACCCCAACACCATCACACGACTTGCGGGGGCGCGCCGCACAATGGGCCCCTATTGTAATTTAGGCTTGTAAATGGTCAGAAGCCCCCACAATGGACAATGTCAGCCAGATGGACAGACAGAGATCGGCTGTGGGGGCATTATAATTACTGCTATGTCAGTCAACCGGGCTAAAAACCTTTAACGGTTATTCCGAACGAATTAGTGCGAATTTTTGACAGCCGAGTGATTTTATGACCTCTCAGCTGTTTTTTATATCCCGTTTAATGTGTTGATGATACTGGGGTTAGATTTCGGGCAATGGCTTAATTATAACTGACAGCTATCTTTTAAATTGTTTCTTAATAAATTAGATAAAATGCGTGTGaaaatagatttatttctAAAGTACACTTCAGTTTACGGTGAGcaaaatactaaataaaacaaaagacttaagaCACGAACTTTACATTAGAATAGATAGCAAACAAAATCGAACTACCATACAAAGTAATGCGATTACCATTAAAGAATGAATATGGAAAATAGTTCAGAATGAGTTGGAAAACTATCCACCATTAGCTAAACGATCTGCTTATTCAATATGGTGTAAAATAGCCACAGATAAGCCAGCAAAATTCCTTCACAAATTCCCTGGACAATTGATCGGCCAACTATCTCAGGTCGAAGACAAAAAAATAACTTACTTAACGATCTAACAGGCAACTAAATGTCTGACCCAAGCAATTGACCAGCGAAATGAACTCTAAACTGCATCAACAACACGAACCGAGCAACAGCTGCTGATCAGATGGAAATTGAGTTCTTAACGTTTCCTAGAAAACTCGAACGGAAATTGGTCTTAACCTTTGGCGGCAATCAACTTCCGTTTAAATGTTCGAACACGATGCGGCGTCAAAGGTCAAAACGTTTTGGCCAAAGTCAAGCTGCAAACActttcccccctccccccttccACGGACccgaaaatgaaaagaaaaatcaGGTCGGCATTGGTGTTTTCCGCGGGGCTGCCGCAAGGCGGATCGCTGGAAAAAGcgaatgaaaaattatttgattGCAAAATTTACAACCGCAAgaacaagaaaaaaataaacaaaaacaaaaaaaaccgcACGTACCAGCTTCCACCATGAAggagaaaaacaagagagaacgctatagtcgagctccccgactatctgatacccgttactcagctagtggaagggagaaggagagtcttaaacacagtttttggcggtttgtaggcgttatagtgggcgtggcagaaagttttttggcaaatcggtagaaatttacaagactaatacaaaaatgaaaaaatatcaaaacatttttcaaaagtgtgggcgtggcagttttgggcggtttgtgggcgttagagtgggcgtggcaacatgaatcgaccaacttgcgctgcttctatgtctctggagtctgtatgcttaatctcaactttctagcttttgtagttcctgagatcacagcgttcatacggacggacagacagacggacagacggacagacggacagacggacatggtcatatcgactcggctattggtcctgatcaagaatatatatactttatatggtcggaaacgcttccttctgcctgttacatacttttcaacgaatctagtatacccttttactctacgagtaacgggtataaaaactttGACCAAGACCGAGAAGCCGAAAAAAAGCCACGGAAACGTGTGGTCTGCATTGAGGTCGCCATCAGTCATTGAAGGTTTGCGATGCTGTGAGCTTGCCACCGTGCCTCATGCCTCATGCCCCTGCCCCATCTATCTTGGCCCACTCGGATGTGGATGCAACAATTTGCTGGCAGTGAAAAACGAACGAGCCGAGAAGCGAAAGACTCCAGTTGGCTAGTCGGCCGTCTGAATACTCTTGTGCGCTCCTACTTAAGCCATAATAAGCCGATTTAAATTCTATTGGCAGTGCCTGTCTGGGTTATCAACTAGAAATTGGGAGTAAGCTGGTGCTTTTATTTAACATTCTTCAGATAACTGACCTATTTTCCGATAGACAACTGTTCTATGTCGaattttttattgatatttacAGCAATACCCATTAAGAAACATCTAACAAAATATACTTTTCTATCAAGGGTGTTTCGGTTAGCAAGAACTGGACtcggaaaacagaaaactggAAAACCGACTGGCCAAGGCAGCGGTGGGAAACGTGCTTGGTTCTCAATACTCGATGCTGTGCTCTTGGTTCCAGTTCTTCATCTCCTTG from Drosophila santomea strain STO CAGO 1482 chromosome 3R, Prin_Dsan_1.1, whole genome shotgun sequence includes:
- the LOC120454528 gene encoding ichor, with translation MKFCSMNGPSESEVESLLMSPCWGPPQTSAQDQYLLDGHKLLLEHDLDSLPSDADQKNSLDVLDNLLLNGSSLNALSDLKPLPPFTGYTGHLSINGISGHHYHAIAQRLPDESNNNYMQSAYHPQNQSNPTSTTQSNGGSNSNSNNSNEHNIVSSSTCLPESVLSGSGGGGGGNDACLADVKLFADSQLDSKLYSVADSCVMNGSGSGSGANGNGAGPSIATLTPIDQVADSLHNSGVRIYKDLTEYVDMNSIDDIAAIIGSAIADTTVPNQLDKDDNNDTRDSWMDLDAWIDGNCIQQESAKVLVSQQDSLGDFILPHSPLPMHASSSTLQSLLSHGYMPLLQNRLQNGPPNGNSSGGGGGGGGGANQGAGIKGDPQAPTSTSYCNELAAATSSSCSPPGSVVSTTDNPNGLMINPRYLSNPTNNQATGNLHQQGGYSMQVSGLSLKDNGLCSPDLLGNYPHTTTASTTGSEMRTGAPKAKRSRSQKKSNQQQQQQQQQQQQQQQGEGGGAPTTPQMSAISPSGFSASDLSGLLGKEKPVHRCSICNRGFLNKSNIKVHLRTHTGEKPFRCDVCAKAFRQKAHLLKHQQIHKRIGRD